From a region of the Mycobacteroides saopaulense genome:
- a CDS encoding TetR/AcrR family transcriptional regulator, producing MVEISTKERLVAEAMRLFGEQGYKATSVAQIEKAAGLTPGSGGLYHHFKSKEALLEAGIDRQLDRRRAMRDIRALFGGLGDLRNELTMMGRYLLTVLDEESQLLQIASSVPAGHLTRLDNAYAALFDGLYAELTDWVHGWAPGIGKAEAESIGALGVNALLGKRATTTVFRAPTATIADEDYIAEWTAVLATRIESLR from the coding sequence ATGGTTGAGATTTCCACCAAAGAACGCCTGGTCGCCGAGGCCATGCGGCTCTTTGGCGAGCAGGGGTACAAGGCGACGAGCGTCGCGCAGATCGAGAAGGCCGCCGGCCTGACTCCCGGGTCGGGTGGGCTTTACCACCACTTCAAGTCCAAGGAAGCGCTCCTTGAGGCGGGTATCGATCGCCAGCTCGATCGCCGTCGCGCCATGCGTGACATCCGTGCGCTCTTCGGCGGACTGGGCGACCTGCGCAACGAACTGACCATGATGGGTCGCTACCTGCTGACCGTGCTCGACGAGGAGTCGCAGCTGCTGCAGATCGCGTCGAGTGTTCCGGCCGGTCACCTGACGCGGCTCGACAACGCCTATGCCGCGCTCTTCGACGGCCTCTACGCCGAGCTCACCGACTGGGTGCACGGCTGGGCGCCCGGGATCGGTAAGGCGGAGGCGGAATCGATTGGGGCGCTGGGCGTCAACGCACTGCTGGGGAAGCGTGCGACCACTACCGTCTTTCGTGCGCCGACCGCCACCATCGCCGACGAGGACTACATTGCCGAATGGACGGCCGTACTGGCCACGAGGATCGAATCGCTGCGCTAG
- a CDS encoding ABC1 kinase family protein: MSDKHIPHGRIRRTMPLAGFTARAAGGRLVAGLRERVGDKGAINRFHEKTAERYTELLGHSKGVLMKAGQIFSIADIASHGYSQFSPYQSALTRLQADAPPMHPLLARQALEESLGRSVDELFCEFSDDPMAAASIGQVHRAILHNGQQVAVKIQYPGVAQAIKHDLSNAELMATFLRFATGIAGPKPQLDHRQMAEEVAARISEELDYRHEATNIKAFAALYADHPFIRIPEVVDEASGDRVLTMTYLDGLDWVAAQQADQDLKDVWVETIWRFSTGSFRHANLFHADPHPGNYRFGMDGSVGFVDFGCIKVVPESLRYRLVQMIRAAAEERREELRRLMVDTGYFASDSPLTADDVFQWLGATVQDIRAPQPVTFTREVSNSATRSLLNFQTLHQMSIPSDLVFLARINLNISALSATLNATMHTHALLDDLDGIAEPVSPLGKQHVGWVRDRGLPFGLDHHDHC; the protein is encoded by the coding sequence ATGAGCGACAAACACATTCCGCACGGACGTATCCGTCGCACGATGCCACTGGCCGGATTCACCGCCCGTGCCGCGGGCGGACGACTCGTCGCGGGCCTGCGTGAAAGAGTCGGAGACAAGGGCGCCATCAACCGATTCCACGAAAAGACCGCCGAGCGCTACACCGAACTTCTCGGACACTCCAAGGGCGTGCTGATGAAAGCCGGCCAGATCTTCTCGATCGCCGACATCGCGTCCCACGGATACAGCCAGTTCTCCCCCTACCAGAGTGCGTTGACGCGACTGCAGGCCGACGCGCCCCCGATGCACCCGCTGCTGGCCCGCCAGGCTCTTGAGGAGAGCCTCGGGCGATCGGTGGATGAGCTGTTCTGCGAATTCAGTGACGACCCGATGGCCGCGGCGTCGATCGGCCAGGTCCACCGCGCCATCCTCCACAACGGCCAGCAGGTCGCCGTCAAGATCCAATACCCCGGTGTGGCACAGGCGATTAAGCATGATCTGTCCAATGCCGAGCTGATGGCCACCTTCCTGCGCTTCGCGACGGGCATCGCCGGACCCAAGCCGCAGCTCGATCACCGCCAGATGGCCGAGGAGGTGGCCGCGCGCATCTCCGAGGAGTTGGACTATCGCCACGAGGCGACCAACATCAAGGCCTTCGCGGCGTTGTACGCGGATCACCCGTTCATCCGGATACCCGAGGTGGTCGACGAAGCGTCCGGCGATCGGGTGCTGACCATGACCTACCTGGACGGTCTGGATTGGGTAGCGGCGCAGCAGGCCGACCAGGATCTCAAAGACGTGTGGGTGGAGACCATCTGGCGTTTCAGCACCGGATCGTTTCGGCACGCCAATCTCTTTCACGCCGATCCTCATCCCGGCAACTACCGATTCGGGATGGATGGTTCGGTTGGCTTCGTCGATTTCGGCTGTATCAAAGTGGTGCCCGAGTCCTTGCGCTATCGGCTCGTCCAGATGATTCGCGCGGCCGCCGAGGAACGGCGCGAAGAGCTGCGCCGGCTGATGGTCGATACCGGATACTTCGCCAGTGATTCCCCGCTGACCGCCGATGACGTCTTTCAATGGCTCGGGGCGACAGTTCAGGACATCCGGGCCCCTCAGCCGGTCACATTCACGCGTGAAGTATCGAACAGCGCCACCCGTTCCCTGCTGAATTTCCAAACACTGCATCAGATGTCCATACCCAGCGATCTGGTGTTCCTCGCGCGGATCAATCTGAACATCAGCGCGCTGTCGGCAACGCTCAACGCGACCATGCACACGCATGCACTGCTCGACGATCTCGACGGCATCGCCGAACCCGTTTCCCCACTAGGTAAACAGCATGTCGGATGGGTCCGCGACCGCGGCCTACCCTTCGGATTGGATCACCATGACCACTGCTAA
- a CDS encoding cytochrome P450 produces MTTANPTAPRIPWDSRDPYDYYENLRARGDVVWDENAGTWLVLGYHPAREILGGTGWSSDPLASPQMRASAPEYLDLSNFGRNMLFADGPDHTELRGAVRDVFTPGFIAGLREGVHSIASQVVEYPSAGEPFDFMADIALPLPIAIIGEWLGLDDASSAVLREESPIIIQMLGAFADVETVLAGTAAGATLATELLPLAADRRSYPGDDLLSLIASDANLSLEDVVTMAFMVAIAGHETTANLLGASMLRLLAPRADGSQLADGIDPDDPAVISELLRLDGPVLGTARVATQEHPLGGHTIREGQTVLIAIAAANRDPQVFVDPSEFRPERKSSPPLAFGYGAHHCLGSALAKLETSVAIREILARRPEVTGPVTWRDTPAIRGPRSIPMRFQI; encoded by the coding sequence ATGACCACTGCTAACCCCACGGCGCCGCGGATCCCCTGGGATTCACGGGATCCTTACGACTACTACGAAAACCTGCGTGCCCGAGGCGACGTGGTCTGGGACGAGAATGCCGGCACCTGGCTGGTGCTGGGCTATCACCCCGCGCGCGAAATACTGGGCGGCACCGGATGGTCGAGCGATCCACTCGCCAGCCCCCAGATGCGGGCCTCGGCCCCCGAGTATCTCGACCTGTCGAACTTCGGCAGAAACATGCTCTTTGCCGACGGGCCAGATCACACCGAACTCAGGGGCGCGGTCCGTGATGTCTTCACCCCTGGATTCATCGCCGGTTTGCGCGAAGGTGTCCACTCCATCGCCTCGCAGGTCGTCGAATACCCATCGGCCGGCGAACCCTTCGACTTCATGGCCGATATCGCCCTGCCACTGCCGATCGCCATCATCGGCGAGTGGCTCGGCCTTGATGACGCATCGTCGGCGGTCCTTCGTGAGGAGTCCCCGATCATCATCCAGATGTTGGGTGCCTTCGCCGACGTCGAGACCGTCCTGGCCGGTACCGCCGCGGGTGCGACCCTTGCCACCGAACTGCTTCCCCTGGCCGCCGACCGACGGTCATACCCGGGTGACGACCTGCTCAGTTTGATCGCATCCGATGCCAATCTGTCGTTGGAGGATGTGGTCACCATGGCCTTCATGGTTGCCATCGCGGGCCATGAGACGACGGCCAATCTGCTGGGGGCCAGCATGCTTCGACTGCTCGCCCCACGCGCCGACGGGTCCCAGCTGGCCGACGGCATCGACCCGGACGATCCGGCGGTCATCTCCGAGCTGCTCCGGCTCGACGGCCCGGTGCTGGGCACCGCGCGCGTGGCGACCCAGGAACACCCCCTCGGCGGTCACACCATTCGCGAGGGCCAGACGGTGCTCATCGCAATCGCCGCGGCCAACCGCGACCCACAGGTATTCGTCGATCCCAGCGAGTTCCGGCCCGAGCGCAAGAGCAGCCCGCCGCTGGCCTTCGGGTACGGCGCGCACCACTGCCTGGGCTCGGCACTGGCGAAGTTGGAGACCTCGGTGGCAATTCGCGAGATCTTGGCCCGCAGACCGGAAGTCACCGGTCCCGTGACCTGGCGCGACACACCGGCCATCCGTGGACCTCGCAGCATCCCTATGCGGTTTCAGATCTAG
- a CDS encoding ABC1 kinase family protein: protein MTEDLVPRGRIRRTMPLAGFTARAAGGRLVAGLREKAGDTGAVDRFHEKTAERYTELLGHSKGVLMKAGQIFSSIDTSAMGDGRISPYERAMARLQTQSPPMDPTLARSIVESELGLPVDKAYAQFTDEPMSSASIGQVHRAILHNGQQVAVKIQYPGVAQAIREDLANSELVTTFLRTFLSLLGRSVAIDLRATARDISERISEELDYRREAANIASFHELFRGHPFIRVPEAVPELSTERVLTMTYVDGIDWARAQQSGQELKDAWGEALWRFSLSPLQHASAFYTDLHPGNYRFGLDGSVGIVDFGSVKIIPEHLRLSWLQMIVANLQKRFADLHTIMTEAGFIPAGSTMTIEEAHRWMNQNNPDVVGPQPVTYTPQLVNRNMATLDTSSPDSLSARIALPPDLIYFVRVPLGVRSTLSKLGATVNARAVVDDMTGIAEPTTALGVQHVAWVRERGLPFGLDRRDHEHARL from the coding sequence ATGACGGAAGACCTGGTGCCCCGAGGGCGCATTCGGCGCACGATGCCACTGGCGGGGTTCACCGCGCGCGCCGCCGGAGGTCGGCTCGTCGCCGGACTACGAGAGAAGGCAGGCGACACCGGCGCCGTGGACCGCTTCCACGAAAAGACCGCCGAACGCTACACCGAACTACTCGGACACTCCAAAGGCGTCCTGATGAAGGCCGGCCAGATCTTCTCCAGCATCGACACCAGCGCCATGGGCGACGGCCGCATCTCCCCCTACGAGCGAGCGATGGCCAGGCTGCAGACCCAATCTCCGCCCATGGACCCCACGTTGGCGCGCAGCATCGTGGAATCGGAGCTCGGACTCCCGGTGGACAAGGCCTACGCGCAGTTCACCGACGAGCCGATGTCGTCGGCATCAATCGGCCAGGTCCACCGCGCCATCCTCCACAACGGCCAGCAGGTCGCCGTCAAGATCCAATACCCCGGTGTGGCACAGGCAATCCGGGAAGACCTCGCCAACAGCGAACTCGTCACCACCTTTCTTCGAACCTTCCTGTCGCTGCTCGGCCGCAGTGTCGCCATAGACCTGCGCGCCACCGCCCGAGACATTTCGGAGCGGATCTCCGAGGAACTCGACTACCGCCGCGAAGCCGCCAACATCGCGTCATTCCACGAGCTGTTCCGTGGACATCCCTTCATCCGTGTGCCGGAGGCCGTGCCGGAACTGTCCACCGAGCGCGTGCTGACCATGACCTACGTCGACGGAATCGACTGGGCACGGGCACAGCAATCCGGCCAAGAACTCAAAGACGCGTGGGGCGAGGCACTGTGGAGGTTCAGCCTGTCGCCCCTGCAGCATGCATCGGCGTTCTACACTGATCTTCATCCGGGCAACTACCGGTTCGGCCTGGACGGCTCCGTCGGAATCGTCGACTTCGGCTCCGTGAAGATCATTCCCGAGCACCTGCGTCTCTCCTGGCTGCAAATGATCGTCGCCAACCTGCAGAAACGATTCGCAGACCTGCACACGATCATGACGGAAGCCGGGTTCATCCCGGCCGGATCCACCATGACGATCGAGGAAGCGCATCGGTGGATGAATCAAAACAACCCGGATGTTGTTGGTCCACAACCGGTTACCTACACACCTCAGCTGGTCAACCGAAACATGGCCACACTGGACACCAGCAGTCCAGATTCCTTGTCGGCACGTATCGCGCTGCCGCCCGACCTCATCTACTTCGTCCGGGTACCGCTGGGTGTGCGGTCGACCCTGTCCAAACTGGGCGCCACCGTGAACGCTCGCGCAGTCGTCGACGACATGACCGGTATCGCCGAGCCCACCACCGCGCTCGGCGTTCAGCACGTCGCCTGGGTGCGAGAACGAGGGCTACCGTTCGGGCTTGATCGTCGCGACCACGAACACGCGCGGCTATGA
- a CDS encoding MFS transporter, which translates to MVGTSIEFFDFYIYATAAVLVFPTLFFPKGNDTAALLSSFATFGLAFVARPVGSMLFGHFGDRIGRKATLVGSLMTMGVATFAIGLLPTFDAVGYWAPALLALLRFCQGLGLGGEWSGAALLATETAEEGKRGWAAMWPQLGAPIGFFFANGTFLLLMLVMGFDAKTATTNHAFLSWGWRVPFLASAVIVVVGLYVRLKLTETPVFTQAVAEGKKVRAPLAEVVRTSWRQLVIGTFVMLATYTIFYVVTTWAASYGTGKVVDKSGVKLAISYVDFLQMQLISVLFLAACVPISGRVADTYGRRPVLLTFTAGIIVFGLTFGWFLDPSTADKPMMLAFLCLGMALMGLSFGPMSALLPELFPTNVRYTGSGIAYNFASIIGAAVAPFIATWLVHDFGVGWVGVYLSVAGVLTFAALLAARETRGVDLAQV; encoded by the coding sequence ATGGTGGGCACCAGCATCGAATTCTTCGACTTCTACATCTACGCCACCGCCGCCGTGCTGGTGTTCCCAACATTGTTCTTTCCCAAGGGAAATGACACCGCGGCGCTGCTGTCCTCATTCGCGACGTTCGGGTTGGCCTTCGTCGCTCGTCCGGTCGGATCCATGCTGTTCGGGCACTTCGGCGATCGGATCGGCCGCAAGGCCACTCTCGTCGGATCTTTGATGACGATGGGGGTGGCGACCTTCGCGATCGGGCTGCTGCCGACCTTTGACGCCGTCGGCTATTGGGCGCCCGCGCTGCTGGCGCTGCTGCGCTTTTGCCAGGGTCTGGGATTGGGCGGGGAGTGGTCGGGGGCGGCACTTCTGGCGACCGAAACCGCCGAGGAGGGAAAGAGGGGCTGGGCGGCCATGTGGCCACAGCTGGGCGCCCCGATCGGCTTCTTCTTCGCCAACGGCACCTTTCTGCTGCTCATGCTGGTGATGGGCTTCGACGCCAAGACGGCCACCACCAACCATGCGTTCCTGTCCTGGGGTTGGCGAGTCCCGTTCCTGGCCAGCGCCGTCATCGTGGTCGTCGGCCTTTACGTACGGCTCAAGCTCACCGAGACGCCCGTTTTCACCCAGGCGGTGGCCGAGGGCAAGAAGGTGCGCGCGCCGCTGGCCGAGGTGGTCAGGACCTCGTGGCGTCAGCTGGTGATCGGCACGTTCGTCATGCTGGCCACGTACACGATCTTCTACGTGGTGACCACCTGGGCGGCCTCGTACGGAACGGGCAAGGTGGTCGACAAGTCCGGGGTCAAACTCGCGATCAGCTACGTCGATTTCCTACAGATGCAGCTGATTTCGGTGCTGTTCCTGGCGGCGTGCGTGCCGATCTCCGGACGGGTGGCGGACACGTACGGCCGCCGGCCGGTGCTGCTGACCTTCACCGCCGGCATCATCGTGTTCGGGCTGACATTCGGCTGGTTTCTCGATCCGTCGACGGCGGACAAGCCGATGATGCTGGCGTTCCTATGTCTGGGAATGGCATTGATGGGCTTGTCCTTTGGGCCGATGAGCGCGCTGCTGCCCGAGCTGTTCCCCACGAATGTCCGGTACACCGGGTCCGGGATCGCCTACAACTTCGCCTCGATCATCGGAGCCGCCGTCGCACCGTTCATCGCCACCTGGCTGGTGCACGACTTCGGCGTCGGATGGGTAGGGGTGTACCTGTCGGTCGCCGGTGTGTTGACCTTCGCTGCGCTCTTGGCCGCACGTGAAACCCGTGGGGTGGATCTCGCGCAGGTGTGA